A window from Candidatus Binataceae bacterium encodes these proteins:
- a CDS encoding HAD-IIIC family phosphatase, with translation MSVVSAEREREFVTSRTEKIHEVLVVADFNAANLASLLVEAAPDLPIRARCAPFGPVMRHLLVQDLELWTAATRTAVVWATAESVSEAYKRRLAMEASSLDEIAAETQQFVQALTRLPRRVEHIFVATFAPFHPMLARRGLLDLDPDLGLSVALMKMNLVLYESSRADPRIRIFDAARWSALVGDKGYDPRLWYAAKTPFSLGVFKHAVSDFVAALRGLEGRARKLVVLDLDETLWGGILGDVGWEALRVGGHDAVGEAYRDFQAALKSLSRRGILLGIASKNDEGAALTALKSHPEMLLRPDDFVGWKINWNDKAQNLLELVGHLNLGLDAAVFIDDNPVERDRVRTALPEVLVPDWPASPLYYCSALAALNCFDTPVVSGEDRNRTAMYVAERKRGRLREDVDLDGWMHSLNIVVRVAELSEAHLARATQLLNKTNQMNLSTRRLSAQEFMRWAVHPDHCALVFNVMDRFGDYGLVGIGTLAFDKPRKSASIADLVLSCRVMGRQVEESILHFLANAAHARGCDRLVAEYLPTAKNAPCLNFLQRNLEREDGNTFAADLRIIRPAPDCTTIVEEPPAHRAPTLSDLEGAVADPRVAEPVTRDA, from the coding sequence ATGAGTGTTGTTTCGGCAGAGAGGGAACGTGAGTTCGTGACCTCGCGTACTGAGAAAATTCACGAAGTGCTGGTGGTGGCAGATTTCAACGCCGCCAACCTGGCGTCGCTGCTGGTGGAAGCCGCGCCGGACCTGCCGATTCGCGCGCGATGCGCACCCTTCGGCCCGGTGATGCGGCACCTGCTCGTGCAGGATCTGGAACTGTGGACCGCAGCCACTCGCACCGCAGTGGTTTGGGCCACAGCCGAGAGCGTCTCTGAAGCCTACAAACGAAGGCTCGCAATGGAGGCCTCTTCGCTGGACGAAATCGCCGCGGAGACCCAGCAGTTCGTGCAGGCGCTAACCCGGCTCCCTCGTCGCGTCGAACACATTTTTGTTGCGACCTTCGCACCCTTCCATCCGATGCTTGCGCGGCGCGGACTTCTCGACCTGGACCCCGATCTCGGTCTTTCGGTCGCGCTGATGAAGATGAACCTCGTCCTTTACGAATCCTCGCGGGCGGATCCGCGGATTCGGATCTTTGATGCCGCGCGCTGGAGCGCGCTGGTCGGCGACAAGGGCTACGACCCGCGGCTCTGGTACGCGGCGAAGACGCCGTTTTCACTTGGCGTCTTCAAGCACGCGGTTTCCGACTTCGTCGCGGCGCTGCGCGGACTGGAGGGACGTGCCCGCAAGCTGGTGGTGCTCGATCTGGACGAGACGCTGTGGGGCGGGATCCTGGGGGACGTTGGCTGGGAAGCGTTGCGGGTGGGCGGTCACGATGCGGTCGGGGAAGCGTATCGCGATTTCCAGGCGGCGCTGAAGTCGCTGTCCCGCCGCGGCATTCTGCTTGGCATCGCCAGCAAGAATGACGAAGGAGCGGCGCTGACCGCGCTCAAGTCTCATCCGGAAATGTTGCTTCGACCCGACGATTTCGTCGGATGGAAGATCAACTGGAATGACAAGGCGCAAAATCTGCTCGAGCTGGTCGGGCACTTGAACCTGGGGCTCGACGCTGCCGTGTTCATCGACGACAACCCGGTCGAGCGCGATCGTGTCCGCACCGCTCTCCCCGAGGTTCTGGTTCCCGACTGGCCGGCTAGTCCTCTCTATTATTGTTCGGCGCTAGCGGCGCTGAATTGCTTCGATACTCCGGTGGTTTCCGGCGAAGATCGCAACCGCACCGCGATGTACGTAGCCGAGCGAAAAAGAGGTCGGCTTCGCGAGGACGTCGATCTGGATGGCTGGATGCATAGCTTGAACATCGTGGTCCGGGTCGCGGAGCTGAGCGAGGCTCACCTGGCCCGCGCGACCCAGCTGCTCAATAAGACCAACCAGATGAATCTGAGTACCCGGCGCCTATCGGCGCAGGAGTTCATGCGCTGGGCGGTTCACCCGGACCACTGCGCATTAGTGTTCAACGTGATGGATCGGTTCGGCGACTACGGACTGGTCGGAATTGGAACGCTGGCCTTCGACAAGCCGCGCAAGTCTGCCTCGATCGCTGACCTGGTCTTAAGCTGCCGCGTCATGGGGCGGCAGGTCGAGGAGTCGATACTCCACTTTCTGGCGAACGCGGCGCACGCCCGCGGGTGCGATCGGCTGGTGGCAGAGTATCTTCCCACCGCTAAGAACGCACCGTGCCTGAACTTTCTGCAGAGAAACCTGGAACGAGAGGACGGAAACACCTTTGCGGCGGATCTTCGCATCATACGGCCCGCACCCGATTGTACGACTATCGTTGAAGAACCACCGGCACATCGCGCGCCGACCCTCTCTGACCTCGAAGGCGCAGTGGCGGACCCGCGGGTTGCAGAACCGGTGACACGTGATGCCTGA